In a genomic window of Ipomoea triloba cultivar NCNSP0323 chromosome 3, ASM357664v1:
- the LOC116013454 gene encoding phytoene synthase 2, chloroplastic — MSSALLWVVSPSSELSNGTGIFYSVREGIRIVDSSRFLGRNRSLVCKGRAKKGKKQRCTLASFNADSRYLCSGGSSLKNGGKSYVLSNAVVSPAGEMAMSSEQKVYDVVLKQAALVNRKLRSIDNLEVKPDIVLPGDLGVLSEAYDRCGEVCAEYAKTFYLGTMLMTPERRRAIWAIYVWCRRTDELVDGPNASHITPTALDRWEARLEDVFRGRPFDMLDAALSDTVSRFPVDIQPFRDMIEGMRMDLWKSRYDNFDELYLYCYYVAGTVGLMSVPVMGIAPESKATTESVYNAALALGIANQLTNILRDVGEDARRGRVYLPQDELAQAGLSDDDIYAAKVTDKWRNFMKKQIKRARKFFDEAERGVTELSSASRWPVWASLLLYRKILDEIEANDYNNFTRRAYVSKPKKLLALPIAYAKAVIRPSTTASPLAKA, encoded by the exons ATGTCTAGTGCCTTGCTGTGGGTTGTTTCTCCCTCGTCTGAGCTATCGAATGGCACTGGAATCTTTTATTCGGTGAGGGAGGGAATCCGGATTGTGGATTCGTCGAGGTTCCTTGGCAGGAACAGGAGTTTGGTGTGCAAAGGCAGGGCTAAGAAGGGTAAGAAACAAAGATGCACTTTGGCATCTTTCAATGCAGACTCGAGGTATCTTTGTTCGGGAGGGTCGAGCTTGAAGAATGGAGGGAAATCCTACGTGCTTTCAAATGCGGTGGTTAGTCCAGCCGGGGAAATGGCGATGTCATCTGAGCAAAAGGTGTACGATGTAGTGTTGAAGCAGGCTGCTTTGGTGAATAGGAAGTTGAGATCCATAGATAATTTGGAGGTGAAGCCCGATATAGTCCTTCCGGGTGATTTGGGCGTGTTGAGTGAAGCTTATGATCGATGCGGTGAAGTATGTGCAGAGTATGCTAAGACGTTTTATTTGG GAACCATGCTAATGACACCTGAGAGAAGAAGAGCTATCTGGGCGATATATG TGTGGTGTAGGAGAACTGATGAGCTCGTTGATGGGCCTAATGCATCGCATATAACTCCAACCGCCCTGGATAGATGGGAGGCTCGGCTGGAAGACGTATTCAGAGGGCGCCCGTTTGATATGCTTGACGCTGCACTATCAGATACAGTATCCAGGTTTCCAGTTGATATTCAG CCCTTTAGGGATATGATTGAAGGAATGCGAATGGACCTCTGGAAGTCGAGATACGATAACTTTGATGAGCTATATCTGTACTGTTATTACGTTGCTGGTACAGTTGGTTTGATGAGTGTCCCGGTTATGGGCATTGCGCCCGAATCAAAGGCAACTACAGAGAGTGTCTATAATGCCGCTTTGGCTTTAGGCATCGCAAATCAACTAACCAACATTCTCAGAGACGTGGGCGAGGA TGCCAGACGGGGGAGGGTCTATTTACCTCAAGATGAATTAGCTCAAGCGGGACTCTCTGATGACGATATATATGCTGCAAAAGTTACTGATAAGTGGAGGAACTTCAtgaagaagcaaatcaagagaGCAAGGAAGTTCTTCGACGAGGCTGAGAGAGGCGTGACTGAACTTAGCTCCGCTAGTCGATGGCCA GTGTGGGCGTCGCTGCTGTTGTACCGCAAGATACTGGACGAGATCGAAGCCAACGACTACAACAACTTCACAAGGAGAGCCTATGTAAGCAAGCCAAAGAAACTGCTTGCATTGCCTATTGCATATGCAAAAGCTGTGATTCGACCATCAACAACTGCTTCCCCTCTGGCTAAAGCTTGA
- the LOC116012537 gene encoding glutathione S-transferase F11-like has protein sequence MVVKVFGSATAACPQRVMACLFELGVDFELIHIDLKSFEHKTPEFLRRQPFGQVPAIEDGDFKLFESRAIIRYYATKYAEKGKNLMGKTMEERAVVDQWLEVESNNYNDLVYNMVLQMFVFPSMGQPSDMSVVKKCAEKLGKVLDVYEERLSKSKYLAGDFFSLADLSHLPSLRFLTNEGGFGHLVSERKCLNAWYSDISGRPAWNKVLDLMHQPQKLI, from the exons ATGGTAGTTAAGGTGTTCGGTTCTGCAACCGCGGCATGTCCGCAGAGGGTGATGGCATGTCTCTTTGAGCTTGGTGTGGATTTTGAGCTTATCCACATTGACCTCAAGTCCTTCGAGCACAAAACTCCTGAGTTTTTGCGCCGCCAG CCCTTCGGACAAGTTCCGGCTATTGAGGATGGAGACTTCAAGCTTTTCG AATCTAGGGCGATCATAAGGTACTACGCAACAAAATATGCAGAAAAAGGCAAGAACCTAATGGGAAAGACAATGGAAGAGAGAGCCGTGGTGGATCAATGGCTAGAAGTGGAATCCAACAACTACAACGACCTAGTCTACAACATGGTTCTTCAGATGTTTGTGTTCCCCAGCATGGGACAGCCCAGCGATATGAGTGTGGTCAAGAAATGTGCAGAAAAGCTGGGAAAAGTGTTGGACGTTTATGAAGAAAGGCTTTCGAAGAGCAAATACCTTGCCGGGGATTTCTTCTCCTTGGCTGATCTTAGCCACCTCCCCAGCCTCAGATTCTTGACCAATGAAGGTGGTTTTGGGCATTTGGTGAGTGAGAGGAAGTGTTTAAATGCTTGGTATTCTGACATCTCTGGCAGGCCTGCTTGGAACAAAGTGTTGGACCTCATGCATCAACCACAAAAATTGATCTGA